The genomic stretch ACGAGCGCGGCGTGATCACGATGGCGAACCTGATCGTCGCGACCCAGGGCAACGCTGCCCGGATGGCGATGGGCGTGGAGAAGGCCGCCAAGGGCCTGATCTCGGGCAAGCAGGTCTCGGAGGGGCTGCTGAACATGGTCGAAATGGCGTTCCGCGCCTACGACCCGTGCCTGGGCTGCGCGACCCACAGCCTGCTGGGGGAAATGCCGCTCGAGGTCACCATCCGCGATCCCGAGGGCGAAGTGCTGCAGGTCGTGAGGCGGGACTAGGCAGTAGCGGTGTAAGAGGGTGTAAGGGTGTGGGGTGTAGGCGTAGGGTCACGGCGGCGGGAGTGGGGGATCGAACGTGGCGGCAGACGGGACGGCCGAGCGCGTCGTCGTCGTCGGGCTGGGCAACCCGCTCCTGACCGATGACGCCGTCGGCGTGCGCGCCGCCGAGATCCTGGCGGAGCGGCTGGCCGCCACCCCGGTGGAC from Gemmatimonadales bacterium encodes the following:
- a CDS encoding nickel-dependent hydrogenase large subunit yields the protein ERLQEIAADPVLVDKNVRTLPTVKPSEGVGVVEAPRGTLIHHYKTDERGVITMANLIVATQGNAARMAMGVEKAAKGLISGKQVSEGLLNMVEMAFRAYDPCLGCATHSLLGEMPLEVTIRDPEGEVLQVVRRD